A single Lolium perenne isolate Kyuss_39 chromosome 6, Kyuss_2.0, whole genome shotgun sequence DNA region contains:
- the LOC127306237 gene encoding APO protein 2, chloroplastic, with protein sequence MGEALAMRPSSSPYPLLPPPTCSSRLPPLRSFVGLRWSAPRVQVREQLNWAARIGSGTRGCNGRFRAPASSTSLPCHRAIVIRNDNSQNADFPRNYSKREKKPFPIPVVELRRRARQRMKQAEGKPKRSLPPPKNGLLVHRLIPEAYRVYNARILLINNLKRLMKVVPVKGCKYCSEIHVGFDGHPFRTCRGMSSDKRRGEHDWGSTLLEAVFLPVEAYHLEDRLGPRIPHDQRFAVPRIPALVELCIQAGVDLPEYPTKRRRKPIIKIGRTEFVDANEDDLPDPEPDERFKEPLLEELPDNEIIAPSSPEETAVLAEETLEAWETVRKGALRLLKSYAVRVCGYCPEVHIGSSGHKARNCGAFKHQQRNGQHGWQAAVLDDLIPPRYVWHMPESGELQKELKNFYGQAPAIVEICIQGGAEVPDKYKATMRLDVGIPSSLREAEMVV encoded by the exons ATGGGAGAAGCTCTGGCCATGAGGCCCTCCTCCTCACCCTACCCTCTCCTGCCTCCCCCGACCTGCTCATCCCGCCTGCCCCCGCTCCGCAGCTTCGTCGGCCTCCGATGGTCCGCCCCCCGCGTTCAG GTCAGGGAGCAGCTGAATTGGGCTGCAAGAATCGGCAGTGGTACGCGAGGTTGCAATGGGCGATTCAG GGCACCTGCCTCAAGTACATCCCTGCCTTGTCATAGAGCCATCGTCATTAGAAACGACAATTCTCAGAATGCTGATTTTCCTCGTAACTACTCAAAAAGGGAGAAGAAACCATTTCCCATACCAGTAGTGGAGTTAAGGCGCCGAGCAAGACAGAGGATGAAGCAAGCTGAAGGAAAGCCCAAGCGATCATTGCCACCTCCAAAAAATGGATTGCTAGTCCACAGATTGATACCAGAGGCATACAGAGTGTATAATGCAAGGATTTTGCTGATCAACAACTTGAAGAGGCTGATGAAAGTAGTACCAGTAAAAGGCTGCAA ATATTGCAGTGAGATACATGTTGGATTTGATGGACACCCTTTCAGAACATGCCGAGGAATGTCTTCTGATAAACGTAGGGGAGAGCATGACTGGGGAAGTACTTTGCTGGAAGCTGTTTTCTTGCCAGTCGAAGCATACCACCTAGAGGACCGTCTAGGACCGCGTATCCCTCATGACCAGAGGTTTGCAGTGCCCCGTATTCCTGCTCTTGTGGAGCTGTGCATCCAAGCTGGTGTTGACCTCCCTGAGTACCCGACAAAGCGTCGAAGAAAGCCGATTATTAAGATCGGAAGGACAGAGTTTGTCGATGCCAATGAAGATGACCTACCAGATCCTGAGCCTGACGAAAGATTTAAGGAGCCCCTTCTTGAAGAACTACCCGACAATGAGATCATTGCTCCATCGAGCCCAGAGGAGACGGCTGTTCTTGCTGAGGAAACACTTGAAGCATGGGAGACTGTCCGGAAAGGTGCCTTGAGGCTTCTGAAGAGCTATGCTGTGAGGGTTTGTGGATATTGCCCTGAGGTGCATATCGGATCAAGTGGCCACAAAGCACGCAACTGTGGAGCCTTCAAGCACCAGCAGAGGAATGGACAGCATGGATGGCAGGCAGCAGTGCTCGATGACCTGATACCTCCTCGGTATGTTTGGCACATGCCAGAATCTGGTGAGTTGCAGAAGGAGCTGAAGAACTTCTATGGGCAGGCACCAGCTATTGTGGAGATATGCATTCAGGGCGGCGCAGAAGTGCCTGACAAGTACAAAGCCACAATGAGACTAGATGTAGGGATTCCCTCCAGCTTGAGAGAGGCTGAAATGGTCGTCTGA
- the LOC127306238 gene encoding dynein light chain 1, cytoplasmic: MREQEAGGEAGRRGGVIRALLGVARLAEDDAAVAVGGASKKKAEAPDADRNKAVVRVVAADMPPALQRRAFRCARDELAAMPHYPRRLEPKRIALALKKEFDTAYGSAWHCIVGTGFGSYVTHARGGFLYFSVDKVYILLFRTAVEPSPQ, translated from the exons ATGAGGGAGCAGGAGGCCGGCGGCGAGGCGGGGCGCCGGGGCGGCGTCATCAGGGCGCTGCTCGGCGTCGCAAGGCTCGCGGAGGACGACGCTGCCGTGGCCGTGGGCGGCGCTTCAAAGAAGAAGGCAGAGGCCCCGGATGCGGACAGGAACAAGGCGGTGGTGCGGGTGGTGGCGGCCGACATGCCGCCCGCGCTGCAGCGGCGCGCCTTCCGCTGCGCCCGCGACGAGCTCGCCGCGATGCCGCACTACCCGCGCCGCCTCGAGCCCAAGCGCATCGCGCTCGCCCTCAAGAAG GAGTTCGACACTGCTTACGGGTCAGCTTGGCACTGCATCGTAGGGACAGGTTTCGGTTCGTATGTCACGCACGCCAGGGGCGGATTCTTGTACTTTTCCGTTGATAAGGTCTACATACTTCTGTTCAGGACCGCCGTGGAGCCCTCGCCCCAATGA